From a region of the Candidatus Brocadia sp. genome:
- a CDS encoding LamG domain-containing protein → MRNYNAIIYRFMGLSMFFMIIFSFGTYGQQLSFEQLKKVRKKAAEASAFLDKSVIIAAIVTNDLNTLTATQLAESLVGEGVSVSNATFTGANVAGGSFSDGLSNGIGIEGGVVLSSGDISFVNGPNMSDEFTIINNTFGDSDLDMLVGDFTCDAAVLEFDFIPTGNTLSFQYVFASEEYNEYVDSSFNDVFGFFVDGVNIALIPSTTTPVAINNINMLRNSAYYNNNDPSDLGTPTPYDNLQYDGFTTVLTAQVTVTPNITHHMKLAIADTADEVFDSIVFISGKSLVSGDLPSATTNDPTDVTCDSAVLRGTVNPNGLATTVWFIYRTSIGLPITTSVQSVGGGISDIIASANIGGLLPGNEYFYKVVAQNGEGINVGSEIHFQTLFDGCETPTPTPTICPCPDAQACYSLDEGSGDTAGDSSGNGNDGTINGASWTTGKNGSGLSFDGVDDEVSIPTMNSEEVSFGAWFYKNANDTKGYDFIFDGLRMHSNPQLREGFGLKFLKKTPDAIAFTLVTQDASGNRRQRTALYNMGNSVGGWNHVTGTYNKTTGEQKLYVNGQLVRMVRHPAGNSIVPLTSYPGMKIGNSLSKKGCFNGVIDGVCISHRALTEQEVLDIYNN, encoded by the coding sequence ATGAGAAATTATAATGCTATAATATATCGTTTCATGGGATTGAGCATGTTTTTTATGATAATTTTTTCTTTTGGGACGTATGGTCAACAACTTTCTTTTGAACAATTAAAGAAGGTGCGTAAAAAGGCGGCGGAGGCAAGTGCTTTTCTTGACAAAAGTGTTATTATCGCAGCAATTGTAACCAATGACTTAAATACACTTACCGCAACACAACTTGCTGAGTCGTTAGTTGGAGAGGGAGTAAGTGTGAGCAATGCAACATTTACGGGTGCCAATGTAGCGGGGGGGAGTTTCAGCGATGGATTGTCTAATGGAATAGGGATTGAGGGTGGTGTTGTTTTAAGTTCCGGAGACATATCTTTTGTAAATGGTCCCAATATGTCTGACGAGTTTACTATAATAAACAATACGTTTGGCGACTCTGACCTCGACATGCTTGTTGGTGACTTTACGTGTGACGCAGCAGTGCTTGAGTTTGATTTTATTCCGACTGGGAATACCTTATCTTTTCAATATGTTTTTGCTTCGGAAGAATACAACGAATACGTTGACAGCTCTTTTAATGATGTCTTTGGCTTTTTTGTAGATGGCGTTAACATCGCCTTAATTCCTAGCACGACGACACCTGTTGCAATCAACAATATCAACATGCTGAGAAATTCAGCATATTATAATAATAATGACCCTAGCGACTTAGGAACCCCAACACCATACGATAATCTTCAGTATGATGGTTTTACTACCGTACTCACCGCACAGGTAACCGTTACCCCTAATATTACCCATCATATGAAGCTAGCAATTGCTGATACAGCAGACGAGGTTTTTGATTCTATTGTTTTCATTTCAGGAAAAAGTCTTGTTAGCGGTGACTTGCCTTCTGCAACAACGAATGATCCGACTGATGTAACATGTGATTCTGCGGTATTACGTGGAACTGTTAATCCGAATGGTTTAGCAACGACGGTATGGTTTATCTATCGTACAAGTATAGGTTTGCCTATTACTACATCTGTTCAGAGTGTGGGCGGGGGCATTAGCGATATTATTGCAAGTGCAAACATAGGAGGATTATTGCCTGGTAATGAATATTTTTATAAAGTAGTTGCGCAGAATGGTGAAGGTATTAATGTGGGAAGTGAAATACATTTTCAAACGCTTTTCGATGGATGTGAAACGCCAACGCCAACCCCAACAATATGTCCTTGTCCGGACGCGCAGGCTTGTTATTCCCTTGATGAAGGAAGTGGAGATACTGCCGGAGACTCGTCAGGAAACGGTAATGACGGCACGATCAATGGCGCAAGCTGGACCACCGGCAAGAACGGCAGCGGACTGAGTTTTGACGGGGTTGACGATGAGGTATCAATTCCGACCATGAACAGCGAGGAAGTCTCCTTTGGCGCATGGTTCTATAAGAATGCAAATGACACGAAGGGGTATGATTTTATCTTCGACGGATTGAGGATGCATTCTAATCCGCAATTGCGTGAAGGCTTTGGTTTAAAGTTTCTCAAAAAGACTCCTGATGCAATTGCATTTACCCTGGTGACACAAGACGCAAGTGGAAACAGGAGGCAGAGGACGGCGTTATATAATATGGGTAATTCCGTGGGTGGTTGGAATCATGTTACAGGCACGTACAACAAGACCACCGGCGAGCAGAAGTTGTATGTCAATGGGCAACTGGTCAGGATGGTAAGACACCCGGCAGGAAACAGCATCGTTCCGCTGACCTCTTATCCTGGCATGAAAATCGGGAATTCCTTGTCGAAGAAAGGTTGCTTCAATGGTGTCATCGATGGGGTTTGTATTTCCCATCGGGCGTTGACCGAGCAGGAGGTGCTGGACATCTACAATAACTGA
- a CDS encoding 2-isopropylmalate synthase, whose translation MADNNIMIFDTTLRDGEQSPGASLDINEKVQIARQLALLNVDVIEAGFPVSSPGDFESVRRIAQEIRGVSVAGLARAVEKDIDNAARALEKADKPRIHVFLATSEIHRKYKLQKAKDEILHLAVKSVKHAIQYVSDVEFSTEDASRTELDFLIQVVEAVIDAGAKTVNIPDTVGYAVPDQYAAIISGLKKNVKNINKAIISVHCHNDLGLAVANSLAAIKAGAQQIECTINGIGERAGNAALEEIVMALKTRQDFYQRSTRVATRELIATSKLVSTLTGLRVQRNKAIVGENAFAHQSGVHQDGVIKERTTYEIMKPEDVGYLKTRLVLGKLSGRNALKTRIKELGYELSESEFERAFEEFKHIADKKKEIFDEDIEAIIGIEKMEVPAIFHLESLTISCGPNAVPTAGVRLKLPDGRLVDNTTTGDGPIDALFKAIDLSTGITGTLQDYNIRAVTSGKDAMGEVHVNIEVEGKTIGGRAVSTDIIEASAKAYLNAINKIAVLKIM comes from the coding sequence GTGGCCGATAACAACATCATGATTTTTGATACCACCCTCCGTGACGGCGAGCAGTCACCCGGCGCCAGTCTGGATATCAATGAAAAGGTTCAGATTGCACGACAACTGGCGCTCCTGAACGTGGACGTCATCGAGGCCGGGTTTCCCGTCTCATCACCGGGCGACTTCGAGTCCGTCCGGAGAATCGCACAGGAAATTCGCGGGGTTTCCGTCGCCGGTCTTGCCCGCGCCGTTGAAAAGGATATCGACAACGCAGCCAGGGCGCTGGAAAAGGCCGATAAACCACGTATCCACGTCTTCCTCGCCACCTCAGAGATCCACAGAAAATACAAACTTCAAAAGGCAAAGGACGAGATCCTGCATCTGGCCGTAAAGAGCGTGAAGCATGCCATTCAATATGTCAGCGATGTAGAATTTTCTACGGAAGATGCATCAAGAACCGAACTCGACTTTCTCATCCAGGTGGTTGAGGCGGTTATTGACGCCGGCGCAAAAACGGTTAATATCCCCGATACGGTCGGCTATGCGGTGCCCGATCAGTATGCCGCCATTATCAGCGGACTAAAGAAGAACGTTAAGAATATCAATAAGGCAATCATCAGCGTGCATTGCCACAATGATCTCGGACTTGCCGTGGCCAATTCCCTCGCGGCAATAAAGGCCGGCGCACAACAGATCGAGTGCACTATTAATGGAATTGGAGAACGGGCAGGGAATGCAGCCCTTGAAGAGATCGTTATGGCCCTGAAGACCCGCCAGGACTTTTATCAGCGATCCACCCGCGTTGCCACCCGGGAACTGATTGCCACGAGCAAACTGGTAAGCACCCTGACGGGGCTGCGGGTACAGCGGAACAAGGCCATTGTCGGCGAAAATGCCTTTGCGCACCAATCCGGGGTGCATCAGGACGGGGTGATCAAGGAACGCACCACGTACGAAATTATGAAACCCGAGGACGTTGGGTATCTAAAAACCCGTCTCGTCCTGGGAAAACTGTCCGGACGGAATGCCCTGAAAACCCGCATCAAGGAACTGGGGTACGAATTATCAGAGAGCGAATTCGAACGCGCCTTTGAAGAATTCAAACACATTGCTGATAAGAAAAAAGAGATCTTTGATGAAGACATTGAGGCTATTATTGGCATAGAAAAGATGGAAGTCCCCGCCATCTTTCACCTGGAAAGTCTCACCATCAGTTGCGGACCCAATGCCGTGCCGACCGCCGGGGTAAGGTTGAAATTACCGGACGGTCGCCTGGTGGACAACACCACCACGGGAGACGGCCCCATTGATGCCCTTTTCAAGGCGATTGATCTCTCTACCGGCATCACCGGCACGTTGCAGGATTATAATATCCGCGCCGTGACCAGCGGAAAAGACGCCATGGGAGAGGTGCATGTGAATATTGAGGTTGAGGGCAAGACCATAGGAGGCCGCGCCGTAAGCACGGACATCATCGAGGCCAGTGCAAAGGCCTACTTAAACGCCATCAACAAAATCGCTGTATTGAAAATTATGTAG
- a CDS encoding shikimate dehydrogenase, which translates to MICIPIIANNLDDALRDMDEASKVADIIEVRLDYLKNPDLKCILERRTKPVIITNRPVREGGRFDGSEEDRIAVLQLAIRLHADYVDIEHDSIHNLWRDTAHRIPANKTKIIVSYHNFRETPDNLISLYQRLSQSDADIIKIVTYANTITDNVKICRLLRQTSGQMISFCMGEYGMISRILYKRFGSYLTFASLRKGKESAPGQVSIQDFLATYQAQRQDKDTEIYGLIGNPVSHSISPLIHNTLFREMNFNKIYVPFQVDNIGDFIRIFRELEVQGYSVTIPHKESVIPHLDAIDPLAKKIGAVNTIVNKGGRLTGFNTDCQAAMQALEETQQATGTGTGNDPFMGRHVTLLGAGGAARAIAFGLRERGAHVTIVNRNHERAQALARDVGCLSGEFGDLQEIKTDILIHATPVGMFPAVNETPVDKDQLTPNMVVFDTIYNPLETRLLREAKAQGCKTAGGLPMFVNQAAAQFELWTGVKPSRALIEDIVSKKFPGG; encoded by the coding sequence GTGATCTGTATACCCATCATTGCAAACAATCTTGATGACGCCCTCCGGGATATGGATGAGGCATCAAAGGTTGCGGATATTATCGAAGTGCGCCTCGATTACCTGAAAAATCCTGACCTGAAATGCATCCTGGAAAGGCGCACAAAACCCGTCATTATTACCAACAGACCGGTCCGCGAGGGTGGCAGGTTTGACGGGAGCGAAGAGGACAGGATCGCCGTGCTGCAACTCGCCATCCGGTTACACGCCGATTATGTTGATATCGAGCATGACAGCATTCATAATTTATGGAGGGACACGGCGCACCGCATCCCTGCAAATAAAACAAAAATCATTGTCTCCTATCATAATTTCCGTGAGACACCTGACAACCTGATTTCCCTGTATCAGAGACTCAGCCAGAGCGATGCCGACATCATAAAAATCGTCACCTACGCAAATACGATCACGGATAACGTCAAAATCTGCCGTCTGCTCCGGCAGACAAGCGGGCAGATGATCTCGTTTTGTATGGGTGAGTATGGCATGATCAGCCGTATCCTCTATAAAAGGTTTGGCAGCTACCTGACCTTTGCATCCCTCAGAAAGGGAAAGGAATCTGCCCCTGGACAGGTCAGTATTCAGGACTTTCTTGCCACCTACCAGGCCCAGAGGCAGGACAAAGATACGGAAATCTATGGACTGATTGGCAACCCGGTCTCTCACAGCATCAGTCCGCTTATCCACAATACGCTCTTCAGGGAAATGAACTTCAACAAGATCTATGTCCCTTTTCAGGTAGACAATATTGGTGATTTTATCAGGATATTTCGGGAACTGGAGGTGCAGGGCTACAGTGTGACAATCCCGCATAAAGAGTCCGTCATCCCTCATCTGGATGCAATAGACCCTCTGGCGAAAAAGATCGGCGCCGTAAATACGATTGTGAATAAAGGCGGCCGGTTAACCGGTTTTAATACCGACTGTCAGGCGGCCATGCAGGCGCTCGAAGAGACGCAACAGGCAACAGGAACAGGCACCGGGAATGATCCTTTCATGGGAAGACACGTTACCCTGTTAGGCGCCGGCGGCGCTGCCCGGGCAATCGCCTTTGGATTACGGGAACGTGGCGCACACGTAACGATAGTAAACAGAAATCATGAACGGGCACAGGCACTCGCCAGAGACGTTGGCTGTTTATCGGGAGAATTCGGAGATCTGCAGGAAATCAAGACTGATATCCTCATTCATGCCACCCCGGTAGGCATGTTTCCCGCGGTGAATGAAACCCCGGTTGATAAAGATCAGCTCACTCCCAATATGGTCGTTTTTGATACTATTTACAATCCTTTAGAGACGCGGCTTCTGCGTGAAGCCAAAGCTCAGGGCTGTAAAACCGCCGGTGGTCTGCCGATGTTTGTAAACCAGGCAGCGGCACAATTCGAGCTGTGGACCGGCGTGAAACCTTCGCGTGCCCTGATTGAAGACATCGTCTCTAAAAAGTTCCCCGGAGGGTGA
- a CDS encoding shikimate kinase — MNIFLIGFRGTGKTTIGKLLAQRLDKEFIDTDEYLEQKQGKTIKDLFREGGEPLFRDIEAQTIAEVCRPDNRVIATGGGVILREENVRRLRKNGIIILLDADADTLYKRIHDNAQTQQKRPSLTSLNAYEEIEYLLAYRRPLYDRIADFVINTASLSKHDAVNKILSFLHTYVKDLRKG; from the coding sequence TTGAATATCTTCTTAATTGGCTTTCGCGGCACGGGTAAAACTACCATTGGTAAACTCCTTGCCCAGCGGCTTGACAAGGAGTTCATTGACACCGATGAATACCTGGAACAAAAACAGGGAAAGACCATCAAAGACCTTTTTCGCGAAGGCGGCGAGCCGTTGTTCCGGGACATTGAGGCGCAAACGATCGCAGAGGTATGCCGTCCCGACAATCGGGTCATCGCAACCGGCGGTGGCGTAATCCTTCGGGAGGAAAACGTACGGAGACTCAGGAAAAACGGCATTATCATCCTCCTGGATGCCGATGCGGACACCCTGTACAAGCGAATCCACGACAATGCGCAGACACAGCAGAAAAGACCAAGCCTTACCAGTCTCAATGCATACGAGGAGATTGAGTATCTTTTGGCATACCGGCGGCCGCTCTATGACAGGATAGCAGATTTCGTAATAAACACCGCCAGCCTGTCCAAACACGACGCTGTAAACAAGATACTATCCTTTCTTCATACCTATGTAAAGGACTTGAGAAAAGGCTAA
- a CDS encoding type II toxin-antitoxin system VapB family antitoxin, translating into MRTTINIDDALLDKAAKLTGIGEKTSLVRLALEALIAQESARRLAKLGGTEKKLKMIPRRKATGA; encoded by the coding sequence ATGAGGACAACAATAAACATCGATGACGCGTTGCTTGATAAGGCAGCGAAGTTAACCGGTATTGGGGAAAAAACGTCACTGGTGAGACTCGCTCTCGAAGCGCTCATTGCACAGGAAAGCGCCAGGCGACTCGCTAAATTGGGAGGCACTGAAAAGAAACTGAAGATGATACCGCGAAGGAAGGCAACAGGCGCATAA